TGAGCGTCTCGCCGGCGGAGACCGTGTCGCCCTCGCCCTTGAGCCAGCGGGAGATCGTCGCCTCGACGATCGATTCGCCGAGCGGCGGCACCTTGATCGCGATCATTGCAACCCGATTTGGTAGTGAAGGCGCTCGACGTCGGCTGCGCCCGGAAGCGGCTAGCACCCGCGGGCGCGCGCCGGTAGCGTTCGCGGCGCAATATAGCCGTCGCTCCCGAGCCTCCCGCCGAGCTTTCCTCTCCGTTGCGCGCGCTCACCATCTCCGCCCACGGCGGCCTCGACCAACTCGAGTACCGCGACGACGTCGCCGAACCCGAGATCACCGGTCCGCACGACGTGCGCGTCCGGATCGAGGCCGCGGCGCTCAACCACCTCGACCTCTTCGCGCTCGGCGGGCTGCCGGGCGTGACGATCACGCCGCCGTGGGTCGTCGGGTCGGACGGGGCGGGCGTGGTGGAGTCGGTCGGGGCCGCGGTGACGCGCGTGCGCCCGGGCGACGCCGTCGTGATCAACCCGGGGACGAGCTGCGGTCATTGCGAGTACTGCCTCGCGGGCGAGGAGCCGCTCTGCCCGCGCTACCAGATCTCCGGCGAGCACCGGCCGGGTTTCTGCGCGGAGTACGCGGTCGTGCCCGAGGCGTGCGTGCACGCGGTGCCCGCGACGATCCCGGCCGCGGAGCGCGCGGCGTTCTCGCTCGCGACGCTCACGGCGTGGCGGATGGTGGTGACGCGCGCCCAGGTGCGCCCCGCGGACCAGGTGCTCATCTGGGGGATCGGGGGCGGGGTCGCGCTCGCCGCGCTGCAGATCTGCCGTCGCATCGGGGCGGCGACGTGGGTGACGAGCGGCAGCGACGAGAAGCTCGATCGCGCGCGGGCGTTGGGCGCGGACCACGTGCTCAACCACCGCACCGAGGACGTCCCGCGCGCGCTGCGCGCCGCGACGGGCAAGCGCGGCGTGGACGTCGTGGTCGACTCGGTCGGCGAGGCGACGTGGGCCCGCTCGCTCGGTGCGTTAGGCCGGCGCGGGCGGCTCGTCACGTGCGGCGGCACGTCGGGGCCGATGGTCGAGACCGACGTGCGCCGGCTGTTCTGGAACCAGTGGACGATCATGGGCTCGACGATGGGGACGAACGCCGAGTACGACGCGGTCGTCGGCGAGCTGCGCGCGGGGCGGCTCGTGCCGCCGGTCGACTCGGTGTGGCCGCTCGCGGAGGGGCGGCGCGCGTACGAGCGGCTCGAGAGCGGGCGGCAGTTCGGGAAGGTCGTTGTCCGCGTCTGACGACGCGCCGGCCGAGCGGGCGGCGCCCGGTGAGGCCGCGGCGGACTCCGCGGCGGACTCCGCGGCGGACTCCGCGGCGGCGTACGCGCCGGCGGAGCAGCGCGCGCTGCGCGACGCGGTGGCGGCGGGCGCGGCGCCGGTGTGCCCGCGCGACGGGACCGCGATGACGCGGCGGCCGGTCGGGGGCGGGTCGTTCGGGCTCGGCTACTCGCGGCGGCGCGAGTGGCTGATCTGCCCCGCGTGCCGGCGGAGCGCCTTGTTCGACGTGAAGCGGGGGACGCGGAACTGAGTATTTTCGCGGGCATGGACCTGCTCCAGCCCACCGCCGCCCCCGCCGCGGACTTCGGCGGCCGCCTGCAGGACAGCGTCGCGCAGCTCGGCACGCTCGTGCCCAACCTGCTCGCCGCGCTCGTCATCCTCTTCGCCGGCTACCTGCTGGCGAAGCTGATCCAGCGCGGCGTGCACCGCGTGCTCGTGCGCGTGCGGCTGAACGACGCGCTCGCGCGCGGCGGCGTGACGACGGCGGTCGAGCGCTCGGGCGCGGGGGTGAACCCGGCGCGCCTGCTCGCCAACCTGGTGTTCTGGTGCGTGATGTTCGCGGTGCTCCTCGTCGCGGCGAACGCGTTAGGCCTCAAGTCGCTCGCCGACGTCTTCGCGGAGCTCGTCGGCTACATCCCGAGCGTGATCGCGGCGGTGGTGATCGTCATCGCCGGGATCCTGCTGGGCGGCTTCGTCGAGGGGCTGATCCGCGCCTCGGCGGGGACGATCCACGGCGGGCCGACGCTCGCGCGGGTGGCGCGGGTGGGCGTGGTGGTGATCGCGGTGTTCATGGCGCTGCAGGAGTTAGGCGTCGCGACCGAGATCGTAACGACGGCGTTCGCGATCCTCTTCGGGGCGGTGGCGCTCGCGCTCGCGCTGTCGTTCGGGCTGGGGAACCGCGAGCTCGCGGGCGAGGTGACGCGCGAGTGGTACGTGCGCTACCGCGCGGAGCGGGCGGCGATCGACCGCGAGCAGGCGCTGGAGGCGGCGGAGGACGAGGCGGAGCTGGCGCGGCCGGTGGCCTTCCGGCGGGCGCCGCGCGGGGGCGCGGCGCCCGCCGCGGCCCCGCCGAACGTCTCGCCGACGGCGCCGGAGTGAGGACGCCGGGATTCCCACACGCCGCGGCGCGAGACGCCCGGCCGGCCATCTTGTTGGCACGGGCCGCTCGGCCGGCATAGGTTCGCCCGAGACGTACGGCGGCCGCAGCCGCGGTAGCTGCGCGGCCGTCCAGTCTCCGACGTCCCACCGCGCCCGCGAGCCTCCCCCATGACCGAGATCCGCTCGTCCGACAACCGCCGCGACCTGTCCACGAACAGCGGGTTCCAGTTCGAGTTCTACTGCGAGCGGTGCGGCGAATCGTGGCGCTCGCCCTTTGACCGCTACGCCGCCGGCACGCTCGACGGCGTGCTCGGCGCAGCCGACGGCCTGCTCGGCGG
This is a stretch of genomic DNA from Gemmatimonadetes bacterium T265. It encodes these proteins:
- a CDS encoding alcohol dehydrogenase; the protein is MRALTISAHGGLDQLEYRDDVAEPEITGPHDVRVRIEAAALNHLDLFALGGLPGVTITPPWVVGSDGAGVVESVGAAVTRVRPGDAVVINPGTSCGHCEYCLAGEEPLCPRYQISGEHRPGFCAEYAVVPEACVHAVPATIPAAERAAFSLATLTAWRMVVTRAQVRPADQVLIWGIGGGVALAALQICRRIGAATWVTSGSDEKLDRARALGADHVLNHRTEDVPRALRAATGKRGVDVVVDSVGEATWARSLGALGRRGRLVTCGGTSGPMVETDVRRLFWNQWTIMGSTMGTNAEYDAVVGELRAGRLVPPVDSVWPLAEGRRAYERLESGRQFGKVVVRV